Part of the Trichoderma asperellum chromosome 1, complete sequence genome is shown below.
ACCGCTGCCTGGAAGACCTCGGGCTTCCGAATGGTATCGGAGAGCACAAGGAGATCAGGGGCACGGTCTGGGTCACCCTTTACGATCCCGTCAAGGCTTCAAAGCTGCCGCCAGAGCCCTTTGCTGAAGCGATTGCGAGGGCTCTCAAGAGTCGGTGTGCCCAGCCTTTGAGATGACAGATGTCTTGACAATTCCTTCATCTCAGTTTCATCACTCTAGCGCATCTCCTTTCTACAGCCTTGAAGACTCCGTAAACAGACCAGCCAGCTGCGCTGTTTCTCTTGATatttgtatacatgtatatatgtaatCATCTTCGACGTTTGTCGTCTTACAAAAAATGATATCATTGAGCTCAAGCTCAAGTCGCATATGATAAGCGATTTCACATAAaatggaaataaaataagcccaAAACACGGAGAAGTTTGacttctccatctcatctccacCGAATCGCAACCTCGTTTTGCCAGCCGTGACAAAAACTAAccctccttttcagctccaCATATCTCGTCTGCCGAAAGTAGGATATCTTGAACCTCATTCGCAAAAACTGGACACAAAAAAGCTATCAAACGCTCTCCTCCAACGCCGGTGCATGCTCTTGGCCGTTCTTCCCGAGTCTCTCAGAgtgagaagaagacgggTTGAACAGAGTTGACATGGaaagaaataagaataaGGAAATGGTTAGTGGGAAATGCTACAGAGAGCTTGTCTTGTCCAAAAAGGCGTCGCCCGCtccttcaccttcttcttctgtcgaGTAAGCGAcatattttcctttaccCTTGACATCTCCCGTCATCGTCAGTCCAAGCTTGCTTTCCTTCATACTCCGTCGGCTGACAGGCCGCTTGTTAGCCGCCCTCTTTGGAGTTGCTGTGCCCTTGCGACTCTTTGGTCGGTCTGATCTGGCAGCGTCAAGGGGAGATCCTATCCTCAGCTCTTCGCCTGATGAATTTCGCCTCGTCGTCGGAGCCGTGGAGCTACTCTTCATTTCTCGCATCTCTTTAACGACATCTGCAAAACTTTCTTCCAGAGTCTTCATCCGAGCAAGAACCAGCCTTCCCATCCTATCGCGATCTGCCGTatcagctcctccagcatctCGCAGCCGGCTGTCCTTCATCAGAGCCAGGGCCATCTGCGTCTGGAAACTGCCCGCTAAGCCAGCGTTAATGTCTCCGACAAAAGGAAGATTCGTATTGTCAGACAAAATGCTGAGATCGGCGGACGACAGTCTTCGAACAGTACGATCGCGGTTCCTCGGGTCAAGGCCCATAACAGCCGATCTGTTCAAATTGCTAGTGCTCGCCAATCCCTGTGAAGGCATTGTAGAGCGCGTATTGAGGGTTGGCGGTGAGAACATCGATCGTCGAGGGGGGCTGCGCATGCTAGGGGTCACCTCCCCAGCATTTCCACCTCGGCTTGTGGTAGGGGCTGGTCTTTTGGGTGGCGAAGCTGATGCAGAGCTTTCGGGTGGGTGGTCCATTTCGCCAGGATTGAAGAGTATGGTGTTTGTGGATAATGTGCGATTGTGTGCTACGCGTCGCCTAGGCTTGTTAGAAGAGTTTCCTTTGTCAGATGAGCTGTGAGACGAAGTTATAGCCGCCGACTGCGCCCCTGTAGGAGTCGTTGTGAAATAATCGTCCGTCTCACTGGCGAGAGCATTAACCCTCCTAGGACCGCGAGGATCCGTGTTTGTGCCAAGTTCATCTTCATATTCATCGTTTGTGACCAGCTCGTCATCTCCATCAGCGTCGGTGTGATCTTTATACTCAGGTGTCAGGTGGGCGAAGCGAGGATCCGTGAAGCGAGGATCCATCATGCGGTAGCCCCTGTACGAAGCTCCCCCAGCATTGGATGCTAGGTCTGCTGGATCACTGACAATGGATCTGATATCAGAAACCTGTCTGGAGTTTGAACGCAGATCCCAGCCCATGCTCATTCTCCTCTGCCAATCGGGCACGGCTCTACCGTCCGATGGTGGCCAGTTGGGACCTCCTACATCCTGATCATTGCGATCCATCCAATTTCGGATCGCAGTTTTCGTCTTGCGTCTCTCGTGCCGTCTTTGTGCTTTCGTAGCATCGGGCATGCGCAAGAATAGCTCGTCAAGAGCCCTGTCCTTTTGATACCCCGCCACAGATTCTTCGCGCACTCGCATGCTCGGGCTGAAAATGTTCGTCCTGTTGGCCATGTCTCCAAAAGAAATCGTCCGAGCTCGACTTCTTCCTGGATTCTCTACCAGATCCGTAGGCTCATACATAGACGGCGCCAACCAGAATCTTTCATACAAATAGATGCAGAACAGCACAGGGCAGTGGGTtactttgatgatgatgcggtTGAGCAAGACAAAATGGCGAAGGGGCATGCAATAGCGCAGAGGCATGAGTAGCCACGCAAAGATGTTGCTAGGAGCAATATATGAGAACAACGCGTCGTTTTTCACCATGGAAATAGTGTTGATAGCAAAGAGGAACCTATAAGCAAGCAGTATTATCAGTCACGAGTCCTTTTGTAGATTTTACGAGAGTGATGGGAATGCATACTGATGCTCTTCGTTGGCGTTGGACGCAATAGCCATAAATGAGTTTGTCAAAACGCTGATGAGGATTGTCCTGGGCAAAAGGTCAACAAGGCTCGATATTGTGGCTGGAGTTCAGAGACATACACAATCAAGAAGTGACAAATGATGAGGAAAAAGCATAGCAATGCTCGCGCAAGCCAGTTGTACGACGGCCATCTATTTTGACGTTAGTTTTGAAAGCACTTGGCGTTTCATGccgaaaacaaaagaaagagaaaagaagggggtCGTCGTACACATCCCAAGCGGCGGGTGTAAAACCCATGAGGATCTGGAATATCTTGTAGGCAACCTCGGCACCATTACTAGAGGTGGTAGAAGaggtgaagaagacaaaaaagccGCTACACACAATAAGAATCAAGATACAGACGGCTGCCAAGTCAACAGCCATCAGCCGAAACGCAATCAGTAGCTGAGAAAAGTACTGATAGTGGTCCAGGACGCTGAAGATGCGAGGCAGCAACAGGATGGCGTTTGCAGCTAACACGTCAAAAGCCATTGCGTTCCAGTGATGGGGGTCGGCGAGGAAGACGCCATAGACACGCATACAGTAATAGGCAATAAGCAGCACCAGGATGCCCAGGTCAAAGATATTCCAAAAGCTCATGAGGTACAGGGCAAAGCCTTGTTCATTGAAGCCCACGAGCTCATCGAGCATGAAACCGGCACTCCAGAACCAAAAGACCAGTTCTAAGCCAGTGATTTGCGCAGATCGTTTGGCCAAGACGGCCAAGAAGAGCCCAATCAGGACACCAAGGGACAGCGTAGACAAGAAAGATCTATATCGCGGCACACGGAGACGAGATAGCTTCAGCAAGGATGCCTGTCTAGGATCGTACAACATCACAGTCCTCCTGCCTGGAGGGACGGCAAAATTTCCCGGCTTGGGAGGCAGAGAGCCCAAGAGAGGAGTCCTATCATCAACTTTGGGCTGGCTATTGTAGCGAGCATAGGGGCTTGAAGGCGACTCCCGGTGCAAGCTATCGGCAgaagaatagaaagaaatGGCACCATTCCAGATAGCCTCGAGCTGCTGGACCACAACGGGATGGGCAAGGAAATGCTTGGCCGAGGCCCGAATGGCAACCTCCAGAGTCGATGTCCGCGACGCTACGAGGGGATTGTTTTTGGACTTGCTGCTGGAACTGCCTGCCGTCATGGGAGGTGGTTGAGCTCCTGGCATGCCCTGGAGAGGATAAAAGTCGTAGGCCAATGCATCAATCAGCTCGCGAGTGGAGTACTCTTTGAGCATCTTCAGGGCTAACAGCTCACAGACCTTGGCTCTCGTATTGCTGATGCCAGCATTGGCGGCATAGAGCTGGCCTTCTTTGGTGAACTGGAGACAGTTTGCCATGAGAGCGTAAATCGTTGCTCGGGAGAAGTGCTGGCTTcgaatctgctgctgcatcggcTTGACAAGGAATTGGGAGACTTGAGGAGACCGTAGCTGGTCCCAAGTAAGCGTCGTCTCAGTACGAGAGCTCACAATGATTCGGATAGCATGAGTCAAGCTATAGACGGGAAGAGCATCTAGAGAGCGTAAAAGAAAAGTGGCGTATAAGTCAGCTAGTCGGCTTTGGGTATACTTTGTTGAAGGCTCATAAAGTTGGAGGCGAGTCTGAATATCATACCGAGGtgcgaggaggagaagagcgGAAGAACAGGCAGAGTATTGCGTCTCCGAGGCTggcgttcttcttctccatcgtcatcatcgtcgtcttcatcgtgcCCTCGGAGTCCTTCTGGAGGCATATCGGTTGTGTAAGCACGACGGCGACGAGTATTGTTACTgccattgctgttgctgttgctattattgttgttgttgttgttgttgttgttgttgttgttgttgttgttgttgttgttgttgttgttgttgttgttgttgttgccatCGTCGAAACGGCTCGGATCATTTCTGGTATTATAACTATTGCTATTGTTGTGATTGAAaccgtcatcctcatcctcgtcatcgtcgtctgcTTCTGTGAAGTCTGCCGTGGCATGGCCCCGGTGGACGGGGAATGGTCGAAGTGGAGTGATGGTAGACGGCGAGATGCTGTCATGCCGAGCAGAAACACGGCGAGGGGGAGCCGGTCGAGGGCGACGCAGGGCTATGGAGGACATCGTCGGGGCCTGCCTGAGCTGAGTCCTCTCTTTGTCGTCGAAGTTGCGGCTGGGAGAGACCCGTCACTGTCAGCACAGCTTGGCCGGACACGCCATCAGGACTGGAAGGGAGACGGCGGAGGGTTCGAGAGAGGAGGCGACAAGCGGCTCTCGCCTTTGCGAGCTGGAGtggaggggaaagaagaaggcgagaaacaagaggcgaagaggagggaTCGCGAGCGCCAGGATGGGCAGGGCAGCTGTTGCTCCTTCTACTATTATCGTCCACTGCGATGCTACTGGGTTGGGAGCTTAGCCCACAGCGGAGCGCAGGAGGGCTCAGCAGGCCTGCAATAACGAGCTGGATAGCGGCAGACAGGGGTCTTCCCCAGCTGCTTGTGGCTAGCTCGTAGCGGTCGGGACGGCCAAAGCCACTAGAATGAGCTCAGTCcaagctccagctgctgtgcGGCGCCGACTCCCACCAAGGCCCTCGCTCGACGGTTGATCATCCATGCTTTGACCCATATcatatcagcatcagcagctcctcatcaccaacagACCAGAACGCAAGACGCATTGGCGAGATCGTGAGGGAGCCGCAGCGTCGCCTGTGCGATGAGCCGGAAATCGATTGCAATGACATCAAACCGTCGGCTGTCGTGCTTTGCGTTGGCCTCGTGCCGTTACTAGTGGCGTTGCATTGCTGCTCCGTATTATCGGTCACGGTTTGGCTctgacttttacttttttttctttttttttctcgtccaGCCTGACCGTTTCTTTAGTCCGACCCGCAAGGGAGGGCCGCCACGGGATTCTCAAGGCTTGGGCGGTAATGGGGTCGCTGATCCATTCCGCGGCGGGccaggctgcttcttcttggaggatcttctcttctctgaaAGCGCCATCTCGTCGAGATTCACGACGTCGTTGCTGTCTGCCATGTAAATATTTGCATGACGCTGCTGCATGGACATAGGTGCATAGATTAGCAGCACTGCTCTGCAAATCATGAGATCAGCAACGCATTGCCGTTTTCTGGGGTGGCACAAAAGTCCCTGCATGGCGACATGATTGATTGTTTGATTGACGGCTCCCTATGGAGCAATGCACCCTTGGCTCTGCTGATTGATTTTCGTGCTCTCTCGTCTGGCCACAAATGCCGTgcagccagcgccagccaacAAGAGGCGGCACCGCACCGGTTGGATCCAGCCACACACGAAGGACGCATGACACCAGCGAGCCCGTCAAGGTGGGCTCCCACATGCCAGACAAGTGCTGCCCATTGGGGAGCCTTTTTGGGCAGACGCTGCTGAGAAGGGGACGCTATTCGAGCTATAACCTGTCGTCTTTGGATGTCGACGCTGTGGCTTGAGTTAGTTCTTGGCTTATTAGGTCTGGCTTGAGCCTAGGCCGGCTGATGGGGCGAATCCTTTGCTACCAGTAACATTTTTTGCCCATCCTTTACTCTCGGGGTGTCGTGACCAAGGCTCTCTGCGCCCTGCCGAAAGAGATCGCCGGCTCGATGCGAAAATGGCCTCTGCGCAAGGAGGACTAGGTAGCTTGCAGTTAGATTCCAACGCTGTGATAAGCCGTTGCGGGCTGATACGCTTAGTGTTGTATAGCTTCGTTGTTTATTTGCAATAGTTCAGCCCCCATGACTCTGCTGTGATTggaatgaagaagacgaagaagatgatgagagggaaaaaaagattgaGGGCATACCTAGGCAATAGTAAGGGCATTGATTCTGTTACTGTTACTATCTAGCATCAACTACGGAAGCGATCTCTAAGCTGGCCAAGGTTATACGAGATGTTGCATTCTTTGCTTAGCTTTCAAGCTACTGCTCCAAACCCAACTTCGTTCATCAGTCAATTGCTACTTTGCATCTACAGACATCGTTGCGTTACAACACGGGCAACTTTGTAAATGCGTACAAACACTAGGCTGATTTCGATGATAAGGCTTGACAAAACCTTGGGAGCCTTTTTGCATCGAGTTTGCCTAACTTTTACGAAGCCTTTTTTTGGACGAGTTGAATAGTATTGAAGGAAAATTCAACATGTAAGGAGGATACTCTAAAGAATCTCTCGCAAATAGGTAGAGATGCCTGTCGCTCTGTACTGGGTATTAGGCTCTACAATGTATAGTCTCATGATGAGAAGATTTGGGAATTTGATACTCATTGATAGGGAAT
Proteins encoded:
- a CDS encoding uncharacterized protein (EggNog:ENOG41~TransMembrane:9 (i418-439o445-465i472-495o510-530i542-571o583-599i611-632o664-684i696-712o)) — translated: MSSIALRRPRPAPPRRVSARHDSISPSTITPLRPFPVHRGHATADFTEADDDDEDEDDGFNHNNSNSYNTRNDPSRFDDGNNNNNNNNNNNNNNNNNNNNNNNNNNNSNSNSNGSNNTRRRRAYTTDMPPEGLRGHDEDDDDDDGEEERQPRRRNTLPVLPLFSSSHLDALPVYSLTHAIRIIVSSRTETTLTWDQLRSPQVSQFLVKPMQQQIRSQHFSRATIYALMANCLQFTKEGQLYAANAGISNTRAKVCELLALKMLKEYSTRELIDALAYDFYPLQGMPGAQPPPMTAGSSSSKSKNNPLVASRTSTLEVAIRASAKHFLAHPVVVQQLEAIWNGAISFYSSADSLHRESPSSPYARYNSQPKVDDRTPLLGSLPPKPGNFAVPPGRRTVMLYDPRQASLLKLSRLRVPRYRSFLSTLSLGVLIGLFLAVLAKRSAQITGLELVFWFWSAGFMLDELVGFNEQGFALYLMSFWNIFDLGILVLLIAYYCMRVYGVFLADPHHWNAMAFDVLAANAILLLPRIFSVLDHYQYFSQLLIAFRLMAVDLAAVCILILIVCSGFFVFFTSSTTSSNGAEVAYKIFQILMGFTPAAWDVWPSYNWLARALLCFFLIICHFLIVTILISVLTNSFMAIASNANEEHQFLFAINTISMVKNDALFSYIAPSNIFAWLLMPLRYCMPLRHFVLLNRIIIKVTHCPVLFCIYLYERFWLAPSMYEPTDLVENPGRSRARTISFGDMANRTNIFSPSMRVREESVAGYQKDRALDELFLRMPDATKAQRRHERRKTKTAIRNWMDRNDQDVGGPNWPPSDGRAVPDWQRRMSMGWDLRSNSRQVSDIRSIVSDPADLASNAGGASYRGYRMMDPRFTDPRFAHLTPEYKDHTDADGDDELVTNDEYEDELGTNTDPRGPRRVNALASETDDYFTTTPTGAQSAAITSSHSSSDKGNSSNKPRRRVAHNRTLSTNTILFNPGEMDHPPESSASASPPKRPAPTTSRGGNAGEVTPSMRSPPRRSMFSPPTLNTRSTMPSQGLASTSNLNRSAVMGLDPRNRDRTVRRLSSADLSILSDNTNLPFVGDINAGLAGSFQTQMALALMKDSRLRDAGGADTADRDRMGRLVLARMKTLEESFADVVKEMREMKSSSTAPTTRRNSSGEELRIGSPLDAARSDRPKSRKGTATPKRAANKRPVSRRSMKESKLGLTMTGDVKGKGKYVAYSTEEEGEGAGDAFLDKTSSL